A single Desulfovibrio piger DNA region contains:
- a CDS encoding ArsR/SmtB family transcription factor, with protein MQHNKEFIAAQARIFKALGHPSRLLMVDALRDGEKCVCDLQALVGDDMSTVSKHLAVLRDAGVVTRRKQGVNIYYSLALCCLDQFLACTGQLLEKRILSQMDMLRNH; from the coding sequence ATGCAGCACAACAAGGAATTCATCGCGGCACAGGCCCGGATCTTCAAAGCCCTGGGGCACCCCAGCCGCCTGCTGATGGTGGATGCCCTGCGCGACGGTGAAAAATGCGTCTGTGACCTGCAGGCCCTGGTGGGGGACGACATGTCCACCGTCTCCAAGCATCTGGCTGTCCTGCGTGACGCCGGTGTGGTCACCCGGCGCAAGCAGGGCGTGAACATCTATTACAGCCTTGCCCTCTGCTGCCTGGACCAGTTCCTGGCCTGTACCGGCCAGTTGCTGGAAAAACGCATCCTGAGCCAGATGGACATGCTGCGAAACCACTAG
- a CDS encoding diaminopimelate dehydrogenase, whose amino-acid sequence MKKFTLAVHSLGNIGTRVVEAALATPDCQCLGVIRRAESLGTQGQALRGLPEFADLASLEAAQGRPDVIALCGPSRSIPDTAEAFLKQGYNCVDSFDIHTEIPATVARLDAAAKAGNSVSITAAGWDPGTDSVLRALFEAMVPRGTTFTNFGRGRSMGHSVAARAIKGVADAVSITIPVGGGRHSRLVYVVLEEGENLADVTARIKADDYFAHDPLDVRQCRDREELAFVADQSHGVLMERTGASGMTDNQILKFDMRINNPALTAQVLVSCARATTRMQAGCHTLIEVPPIALLRGERMDIIARMV is encoded by the coding sequence ATGAAAAAGTTTACCCTTGCCGTCCACAGTCTCGGCAATATCGGTACCCGTGTGGTGGAAGCGGCCCTTGCCACTCCTGATTGCCAGTGCCTCGGCGTGATCCGTCGTGCCGAATCCCTGGGTACGCAGGGCCAGGCCCTGCGCGGCCTGCCCGAATTCGCCGATCTGGCCAGCCTGGAAGCTGCCCAGGGCCGCCCTGACGTCATCGCCCTGTGCGGGCCTTCGCGCAGCATCCCGGACACGGCGGAAGCGTTTCTGAAGCAGGGTTACAATTGCGTGGACAGCTTCGATATCCACACCGAGATCCCCGCCACCGTGGCGCGTCTGGATGCCGCCGCCAAGGCCGGCAACAGCGTCAGCATCACCGCCGCCGGCTGGGACCCCGGCACGGACTCCGTGCTGCGTGCCCTGTTCGAAGCCATGGTGCCCCGCGGCACCACCTTCACCAACTTCGGCCGTGGCCGTTCCATGGGCCATTCCGTGGCCGCCCGTGCCATCAAGGGCGTGGCCGATGCCGTGTCCATCACCATCCCCGTGGGGGGCGGCCGTCATTCGCGCCTGGTCTACGTGGTGCTGGAGGAAGGCGAGAACCTGGCTGACGTGACGGCCCGCATCAAGGCCGACGATTACTTTGCCCACGATCCGCTGGACGTGCGCCAGTGCCGTGACCGGGAAGAACTGGCTTTCGTGGCCGACCAGTCCCACGGCGTGCTCATGGAGCGCACCGGTGCCTCCGGCATGACCGACAACCAGATCCTCAAGTTCGACATGCGCATCAACAACCCCGCCCTGACCGCCCAGGTGCTGGTCTCCTGCGCCCGCGCCACGACCCGCATGCAGGCCGGTTGCCATACGCTCATCGAAGTGCCGCCCATCGCCCTGCTGCGCGGTGAACGCATGGACATCATTGCCCGCATGGTCTAA
- a CDS encoding acyltransferase → MGPLSRLRSAWEELWIACFAWIPTPLGLALRWLAWRWLFARCGSVRFGTGLGFVGCRHMRLGDAVRLGRGCIITAGDGELVLGDRVSISPYAHVAADGGRIVMGRHVAVGPGTVLRAANHCFSRHDVPILQQGHHPGEIVIGDDVWIGANCVITPDVRIGRGAVVGAGAVVTRDVPPFTIVGGVPARPIGHRGRSRCPSRP, encoded by the coding sequence ATGGGGCCGCTGTCCCGCCTCCGCTCTGCCTGGGAAGAGCTCTGGATAGCCTGCTTCGCCTGGATACCCACGCCGCTGGGCCTGGCCCTGCGCTGGCTGGCCTGGCGCTGGCTCTTTGCCCGCTGCGGTTCGGTACGCTTCGGCACGGGCCTGGGCTTCGTGGGGTGCCGCCACATGCGGCTGGGCGATGCCGTCAGGCTGGGACGGGGCTGCATCATCACGGCCGGGGACGGCGAACTGGTCCTGGGCGACCGCGTGTCCATCTCTCCCTATGCCCATGTGGCGGCCGACGGCGGGCGCATCGTCATGGGCAGGCATGTGGCCGTGGGCCCCGGCACGGTGCTGCGGGCCGCCAATCACTGTTTTTCCCGGCACGATGTGCCCATCCTGCAGCAGGGGCACCATCCGGGCGAGATCGTCATCGGGGACGATGTCTGGATCGGGGCCAACTGCGTCATCACGCCCGACGTGCGCATCGGCCGGGGCGCCGTGGTGGGCGCGGGCGCCGTGGTCACCCGTGACGTGCCCCCGTTCACCATTGTGGGCGGTGTCCCGGCACGCCCCATCGGCCACCGCGGCCGCAGCCGGTGCCCGTCGCGGCCGTAA
- a CDS encoding alpha-hydroxy-acid oxidizing protein — protein MKEIRAAARERMKGHCRVCPVCDGKACAGEVPGMGGLGTGASFRNNREALNACKLNMTALHDAREPRTGCTILGIDLSFPVMAAPIGGVSFNMSDAMSEDDYIFAILEGSRAAGVIGCTGDGVPPFIIDAAVKALKACNGHGIPFIKPWEGKELFEKIDRVLADGSPILGVDVDAAGLITLRKMGRPVMPMSVTELETVVRYVHDMGRKFIVKGIMTPDDAHRAIDAGCDAIVVSNHGGRVLDHCPGTATVLPAIADAVRGRITILADGAVRDGVDVLKMLALGADAVLVGRPLCIAAIGGGVEGVTRYWQQMQGQLVQAMLLTGCASLADVREHIIYRG, from the coding sequence ATGAAAGAGATCAGAGCTGCCGCGCGCGAGCGCATGAAGGGTCACTGCCGCGTTTGTCCCGTTTGCGACGGCAAGGCCTGTGCCGGTGAAGTGCCCGGCATGGGCGGCCTGGGCACCGGTGCCAGCTTCCGCAACAACCGCGAGGCCCTCAATGCCTGCAAACTCAACATGACGGCCCTGCACGACGCCCGCGAGCCCCGCACCGGCTGCACCATCCTGGGCATCGACCTGAGCTTCCCCGTCATGGCGGCCCCCATCGGCGGCGTCTCTTTCAACATGAGCGATGCCATGAGCGAAGACGACTACATCTTCGCCATCCTGGAAGGCAGCCGCGCCGCCGGTGTCATCGGCTGTACCGGTGACGGCGTGCCGCCCTTCATCATCGACGCCGCCGTCAAGGCCCTGAAGGCCTGCAACGGCCACGGCATCCCCTTCATCAAGCCCTGGGAAGGCAAGGAACTGTTCGAAAAGATCGACCGCGTGCTGGCCGACGGCAGCCCCATCCTGGGCGTGGACGTGGACGCCGCCGGTCTCATCACCCTGCGCAAGATGGGCCGCCCGGTCATGCCCATGTCCGTGACGGAACTGGAGACCGTGGTGCGCTATGTGCATGACATGGGCCGCAAGTTCATCGTCAAGGGCATCATGACCCCCGATGACGCCCATCGCGCCATCGACGCCGGCTGCGACGCCATCGTGGTCTCCAACCACGGCGGCCGCGTGCTGGACCACTGCCCCGGCACCGCCACCGTGCTGCCCGCCATCGCCGATGCCGTGCGCGGCAGGATCACCATCCTGGCCGACGGCGCCGTGCGTGACGGTGTGGACGTGCTCAAGATGCTGGCCCTGGGCGCCGACGCCGTGCTGGTGGGCCGCCCGCTCTGCATCGCGGCCATCGGCGGCGGTGTGGAAGGCGTGACCAGGTACTGGCAGCAGATGCAGGGCCAGCTGGTGCAGGCCATGCTGCTCACCGGCTGCGCTTCCCTGGCCGACGTGCGCGAGCACATCATCTACCGCGGCTAG
- a CDS encoding thioredoxin family protein, translating into MIIKVLGPGCSKCVEAYEIVSKAVAASGSDATVEKVTDLREIMALGVLATPAVVIDGGIMCTGRVPGAEEVRGWLGA; encoded by the coding sequence ATGATCATCAAAGTCCTTGGTCCCGGTTGCTCCAAATGTGTCGAAGCCTACGAGATCGTCAGCAAGGCGGTGGCTGCTTCCGGCAGCGACGCCACGGTGGAAAAAGTCACCGACCTGCGGGAGATCATGGCCCTGGGCGTGCTGGCCACCCCTGCGGTGGTCATCGATGGCGGCATCATGTGCACGGGGCGCGTCCCCGGTGCGGAAGAAGTCCGGGGCTGGCTCGGCGCCTGA
- a CDS encoding 3-deoxy-manno-octulosonate cytidylyltransferase has product MNIIAIIPARMGSSRFPGKPLALIHGVPMVGHVAFRTAMSRCLSATYVATCDTVIEDYCKGAGLACVMTGDHHVRCSTRTAEALLKIEAATGRKADIVVMVQGDEPMVLPGMIDAAVGPMLRDPSINVVNLMADMDTPEEFEDPNEVKVVVDRNNDALYFSREPIPSRKKGADTVPMRKQVCIIPFRRDYLLRFNEMEESPLEICESVDMLRILEHGEKVRMVPTDARTWSVDTPEDLARVTRLMEGDALMREYAK; this is encoded by the coding sequence ATGAACATCATCGCCATCATCCCCGCCCGCATGGGCTCCAGCCGCTTTCCCGGCAAACCGCTGGCCCTGATCCACGGTGTGCCCATGGTGGGCCATGTGGCCTTCCGCACGGCCATGAGCCGCTGCCTTTCCGCCACCTATGTGGCCACCTGCGACACGGTCATCGAGGACTACTGCAAGGGCGCGGGCCTTGCATGCGTCATGACCGGCGACCATCATGTGCGCTGCTCCACCCGCACCGCCGAGGCCCTGCTCAAGATCGAGGCGGCCACGGGCCGGAAGGCCGACATCGTGGTCATGGTGCAGGGGGACGAGCCCATGGTGCTGCCCGGCATGATCGACGCCGCCGTGGGCCCCATGCTCAGGGACCCTTCCATCAACGTGGTCAACCTCATGGCCGACATGGACACCCCGGAAGAGTTCGAGGACCCCAACGAGGTGAAGGTCGTGGTGGACCGCAACAACGATGCCCTCTATTTCTCGCGCGAGCCCATCCCCTCCCGCAAGAAGGGGGCCGACACGGTGCCCATGCGCAAGCAGGTCTGCATCATCCCCTTCCGCCGTGACTATCTGCTCCGCTTCAACGAGATGGAGGAAAGCCCGCTGGAGATCTGCGAGTCCGTGGACATGCTGCGCATCCTCGAACACGGGGAAAAGGTCCGCATGGTGCCCACCGATGCCCGCACCTGGAGCGTGGATACCCCTGAAGACCTGGCCCGCGTGACGCGGCTCATGGAAGGGGATGCCCTCATGCGGGAGTACGCGAAGTAG
- a CDS encoding DUF5655 domain-containing protein, with amino-acid sequence MSDIKLFRFSSEGASALPARTALVERELHDLMEKHMQCFLGIRFVAHEFSTGKIHRGRIDSLGLDENNCPVILEYKRHTNENVINQGLYYLDWLLDHQADFKLLVLERYGQEIANAIEWRGTRVLCIAGDFTKFDEHAVAQIGRNIELIRYKYFGDDLLMLEWLNPVQSSIEPVSTGKQSIEAAGKNSQSDACPESPDESVGCLTSQLATMPDEQRTLYEELYRFVTSLGDDVNSKELQLYVAFTRLKNFACLVPMKGWFKVYLHLSPDSIHLEKGFSRDVRNIGHWATGDLEISLRTLTDLDKLKPLLERAYQES; translated from the coding sequence ATGAGTGATATAAAACTGTTCAGATTTTCTTCCGAAGGCGCCTCCGCACTCCCGGCACGTACGGCCCTGGTGGAACGCGAGCTGCATGATCTGATGGAAAAGCATATGCAATGCTTTTTGGGGATACGCTTCGTGGCGCATGAATTCAGTACGGGAAAAATCCATCGCGGCCGCATAGATTCCCTAGGACTGGATGAGAACAATTGTCCCGTCATCCTGGAGTACAAACGCCACACCAATGAGAACGTTATCAATCAGGGCCTCTATTACCTCGACTGGCTGCTCGACCACCAGGCAGATTTCAAATTGCTGGTCCTTGAACGCTATGGTCAGGAAATCGCCAATGCCATTGAATGGCGGGGAACCCGTGTACTTTGCATAGCCGGGGATTTCACCAAGTTCGATGAACATGCCGTTGCCCAGATCGGCCGCAATATCGAATTGATACGCTACAAATATTTCGGTGATGACCTCCTGATGCTGGAATGGTTGAATCCGGTACAATCGAGTATCGAGCCTGTCAGTACCGGAAAGCAGTCCATCGAAGCTGCGGGAAAAAACTCCCAGTCCGACGCCTGTCCAGAAAGCCCGGACGAAAGTGTCGGCTGCCTGACCTCCCAGCTGGCGACCATGCCGGACGAGCAGCGTACCTTGTACGAGGAACTGTATCGCTTCGTCACCTCGCTGGGGGATGACGTCAACAGCAAGGAATTGCAGCTCTATGTGGCCTTTACCCGACTGAAAAACTTTGCTTGTCTGGTTCCCATGAAGGGCTGGTTCAAAGTCTACCTGCACCTTTCCCCGGACAGCATCCACCTGGAAAAAGGCTTCAGCCGCGATGTCAGGAATATAGGCCACTGGGCCACCGGGGATCTTGAGATCAGCCTGCGTACCCTGACCGATCTCGACAAACTCAAGCCTCTACTGGAGCGCGCCTATCAGGAAAGCTGA
- the truA gene encoding tRNA pseudouridine(38-40) synthase TruA yields the protein MRLRLLLAYDGSRYCGWQIQDIPTPPPTVQAAVEAAVGRIAGRPVRVFGSGRTDAGVHAHGQVAHCDVPRRPGLDWRHALNALLPADVRVLHWQEAAPGFHARISALRKTYVYDFWQEKGFVPPRLAPFVWRSGPLDAGAMRAALPFLLGRHDFASLQNAGTEMESTVRELQAATLTELPPVEFMPPCLPCLRLTVTANGFLKQMVRNMAGLLAACGRRKLRPDRIPAILEAADRRALPSPTAPPQGLALAHVEYSD from the coding sequence ATGCGTCTCAGGCTCTTGCTGGCCTATGACGGCAGCCGTTACTGCGGCTGGCAGATCCAGGACATCCCCACCCCGCCGCCCACCGTGCAGGCCGCCGTGGAAGCCGCCGTGGGCCGCATCGCCGGGCGGCCCGTGCGCGTGTTCGGCTCCGGCCGCACCGATGCGGGCGTCCATGCCCACGGTCAGGTGGCCCATTGCGACGTGCCCCGCCGCCCCGGTCTGGACTGGCGCCACGCCCTCAACGCCCTGCTGCCCGCGGACGTGCGCGTCCTGCACTGGCAGGAGGCCGCCCCCGGCTTCCATGCCCGCATCAGCGCCCTGCGCAAGACCTATGTATATGACTTCTGGCAGGAGAAAGGCTTCGTCCCGCCCCGGCTGGCGCCCTTCGTCTGGCGCAGCGGGCCCCTGGATGCCGGGGCCATGCGCGCGGCCCTGCCCTTTTTGCTGGGCAGGCACGACTTCGCCAGCCTCCAGAACGCCGGCACCGAGATGGAGAGCACCGTACGCGAGCTCCAGGCGGCCACGCTGACGGAGCTGCCGCCCGTGGAGTTCATGCCGCCCTGCCTGCCCTGCCTGCGCCTGACCGTCACGGCCAACGGTTTTTTGAAGCAGATGGTCCGCAACATGGCCGGGCTGCTGGCCGCCTGCGGCCGCCGCAAGCTGCGCCCCGACCGGATCCCCGCCATCCTCGAGGCCGCCGACCGCCGCGCCCTGCCCAGCCCCACGGCCCCGCCGCAGGGCCTGGCCCTGGCCCATGTGGAATACTCGGACTAA
- a CDS encoding NAD-dependent epimerase/dehydratase family protein, translated as MKVTVFGGSGFLGSHICDKLSAAGHDVTIVDVRPSPWLRDDQKMVVGSILDEACVRDAVAGADAVFNYAGIADIGEANERPVDTARLNVVGNVMVLEACRRAGTGRYVFASSLYVYGKSGGFYRCSKQACEIYIENYQAMYGLPYTILRYGSLYGPRADMRNAIHRFVHEALTTGGITYYGTPTALREYVHVEDASTATLQVLGPEFANRNIIISGNQPMRVADLFRMIGEMLGRELEIRYQNDPDSGHYQVTPYAFMPRMGRKLVPPLTVDLGQGILRVMEEEHRRLHPELRCEGGYLVPTGD; from the coding sequence GTGAAGGTGACCGTTTTCGGCGGTTCCGGTTTTTTGGGATCGCACATCTGTGACAAGCTCTCCGCTGCCGGCCATGACGTGACCATCGTGGACGTGCGCCCTTCTCCCTGGCTGCGCGACGACCAGAAGATGGTGGTGGGCAGCATCCTGGACGAGGCCTGCGTGCGGGATGCGGTGGCGGGGGCCGACGCGGTCTTCAATTATGCGGGCATCGCCGACATCGGCGAAGCCAACGAGCGCCCCGTGGATACGGCCCGCCTCAACGTGGTGGGCAACGTCATGGTCCTGGAGGCCTGCCGCCGGGCCGGCACCGGACGCTATGTCTTTGCCAGCTCGCTCTACGTCTACGGCAAGTCCGGCGGCTTCTACCGGTGCAGCAAGCAGGCCTGCGAGATCTACATCGAGAACTACCAGGCCATGTACGGCCTGCCGTATACCATCCTGCGCTACGGCTCCCTGTACGGTCCCCGCGCCGACATGCGCAATGCCATCCACCGCTTCGTGCACGAGGCCCTGACCACGGGCGGCATCACCTATTACGGGACGCCCACGGCCCTGCGCGAATACGTGCATGTGGAGGATGCCTCCACGGCCACCCTGCAGGTCCTGGGACCGGAGTTCGCCAACCGGAACATCATCATCTCCGGCAACCAGCCCATGCGCGTGGCCGACCTGTTCAGGATGATCGGCGAGATGCTGGGCAGGGAACTGGAGATCAGATACCAGAACGATCCCGACAGCGGCCATTATCAGGTGACGCCCTACGCCTTCATGCCCCGGATGGGCCGCAAGCTGGTGCCGCCCCTGACCGTTGACCTGGGGCAGGGCATCCTGCGCGTCATGGAGGAGGAGCACCGGCGGCTCCATCCGGAACTGCGGTGCGAGGGCGGCTATCTGGTGCCCACCGGCGACTGA
- a CDS encoding nitroreductase family protein: MQFSVDTDRCVSYGLCLSDCLPRALGMDEEGHPYIKDERLCMHCHHCLALCPTGAISVDGHSPDASRRLLNAWPRPEQLETLIKGRRSVRQYRPENVDPALLRQVLDVSAHAPTGVNARKLWVGVMDDMDRMQAFREDVYARLADKALHNALPQCRRTAFFAAAPRLWKEQGIDGIFRGAPHFVLVGNAKDAPCQEQDPLIYLSYLELYAQSLGLGTTWCGLLYWCLQLMLPELLPELGLPETHSFQYAMLLGEPAIRYARTVEYGPATVHRIQWK; this comes from the coding sequence ATGCAGTTTTCCGTGGATACCGACCGCTGTGTCTCCTACGGCCTGTGCCTTTCCGACTGTCTGCCCCGCGCGCTGGGCATGGACGAGGAAGGGCACCCCTACATCAAGGACGAACGCCTGTGCATGCACTGCCACCACTGCCTGGCCCTCTGCCCCACGGGCGCCATCAGTGTGGACGGGCACAGCCCCGACGCCTCCCGGCGTCTCCTCAATGCCTGGCCCCGGCCCGAACAGCTGGAGACCCTCATCAAGGGCCGCCGCTCCGTGCGCCAGTACCGGCCGGAAAACGTGGACCCGGCCCTGCTGCGGCAGGTGCTGGACGTGAGCGCCCACGCCCCCACCGGCGTCAATGCCCGCAAGCTCTGGGTGGGCGTCATGGACGACATGGACCGCATGCAGGCCTTCCGTGAAGACGTCTATGCCCGTCTGGCGGACAAGGCCCTCCACAATGCCCTGCCCCAGTGCCGCCGCACGGCCTTCTTCGCCGCGGCGCCGCGCCTGTGGAAGGAACAGGGCATCGACGGCATCTTCCGCGGCGCGCCCCACTTCGTGCTGGTGGGCAATGCCAAGGACGCTCCCTGCCAGGAGCAGGATCCGCTCATCTACCTTTCGTACCTGGAGCTCTACGCCCAGAGCCTGGGCCTGGGCACCACCTGGTGCGGCCTGCTCTACTGGTGCCTGCAGCTCATGCTGCCCGAGCTCCTGCCCGAGCTGGGCCTGCCCGAGACCCACAGCTTCCAGTATGCCATGCTGCTGGGCGAGCCCGCCATCCGCTACGCGCGCACGGTGGAATACGGCCCGGCCACCGTGCACCGCATCCAGTGGAAGTAA
- a CDS encoding permease, whose product MDQTPSAPRPLSAPRYALTFLAVLLAWTGLYVSIQPLAAWLTFDLLSLAPGGAPGLALEFFLYDSAKILLLLVLMVYCIGWLRAGLHVERVRDYLSGKGRGIGYLLGAMFGAITPFCSCSSIPLFLGFTMARIPLGITMAFLITSPLINEIAVVLLWGLLGWKFTVVYVVVGMAAGMLGGWLLDLLCAERWLQPFLRGMLGVSGQAARDERETRLGLEERHRFAWDEMTGIFRRVWRWVIIGVGLGALLHGFVPQDWFAAHLGQGQWWSVPVAVLVGIPLYSNVTGVVPIMESLLLKGLPVGTTLAFCMSTVAASLPEILMLKQVMRWQLLALFLGLLLVIFTLVGWLFNSLQLTLF is encoded by the coding sequence ATGGACCAGACCCCTTCCGCGCCACGTCCTCTTTCCGCCCCGCGTTACGCCCTGACATTCCTGGCCGTGCTGCTGGCCTGGACGGGCCTGTATGTGTCCATCCAGCCTCTGGCCGCCTGGCTGACCTTCGACCTGCTCTCCCTGGCGCCCGGCGGGGCTCCGGGCCTGGCCCTGGAATTTTTCCTCTATGACAGCGCCAAGATCCTGCTTTTGCTGGTGCTGATGGTCTATTGCATCGGCTGGCTGCGGGCCGGGCTGCATGTGGAGCGGGTGCGCGACTATCTTTCCGGCAAGGGCCGGGGCATCGGCTATCTGCTGGGGGCCATGTTCGGCGCCATCACGCCCTTCTGTTCCTGCTCCAGCATCCCGCTCTTCCTGGGCTTCACCATGGCCCGCATCCCGCTGGGCATCACCATGGCCTTCCTCATCACCTCGCCGCTCATCAACGAGATCGCCGTGGTCCTGCTCTGGGGCCTGCTGGGCTGGAAGTTCACCGTGGTCTATGTGGTCGTCGGCATGGCGGCTGGCATGCTGGGAGGCTGGCTGCTGGACCTGCTCTGCGCCGAGCGCTGGTTGCAGCCCTTCCTGCGCGGCATGCTGGGTGTCTCCGGCCAGGCGGCACGGGATGAGCGCGAGACCCGTCTGGGGCTGGAAGAGCGGCACCGTTTCGCCTGGGACGAGATGACGGGCATCTTCCGCCGCGTCTGGCGCTGGGTCATCATCGGCGTGGGCCTGGGGGCGCTCCTGCACGGCTTCGTACCGCAGGACTGGTTCGCCGCCCATCTGGGACAGGGCCAGTGGTGGTCCGTCCCGGTGGCCGTGCTGGTGGGCATCCCCCTGTACAGCAATGTCACGGGCGTGGTGCCCATCATGGAGAGCCTGCTGCTCAAGGGCCTGCCCGTAGGCACCACCCTGGCCTTCTGCATGAGCACGGTGGCCGCCAGCCTGCCCGAGATACTCATGCTCAAGCAGGTCATGCGCTGGCAGCTGCTGGCCCTTTTCCTGGGCCTGCTGCTGGTCATCTTCACCCTGGTGGGCTGGCTGTTCAACAGCCTGCAGCTCACGCTGTTCTAG
- a CDS encoding HpcH/HpaI aldolase family protein — protein sequence MDIHAIRARLAQDEPTIGTWLQLPSADVAELMARAGYDWVAVDMEHGSFGRTGLPDIFRAIQCGGAAPFARLPVASKTAVKAALEAGAQGLIFPMIESREQLDQAISWATYPGHDDGRRDGEPPRENRGVGFCRANAFGRDFDAYMRDTAPRIFLVAQIEHIRAVEDLDAILDQPRLDAIMVGPYDLSGSMGLTGQFDHPDFKAVMARIHEACRRHHARMGLHVVQPDPGELRRQVAAGSRFIAYGIDSVFLWQAAARPAGV from the coding sequence ATGGATATTCATGCTATTCGCGCCAGACTGGCACAGGATGAGCCCACCATCGGCACCTGGCTGCAACTGCCTTCCGCCGATGTGGCGGAACTGATGGCCCGTGCCGGCTATGACTGGGTGGCCGTGGACATGGAGCACGGTTCCTTCGGCCGCACCGGCCTGCCCGACATCTTCCGTGCCATCCAGTGCGGCGGGGCCGCGCCCTTCGCCCGCTTGCCCGTGGCTTCCAAGACCGCCGTCAAGGCCGCGCTGGAGGCGGGCGCGCAGGGCCTGATCTTTCCCATGATCGAGAGCCGGGAACAGCTGGACCAGGCCATCAGCTGGGCCACCTATCCCGGGCATGACGACGGCCGCCGGGACGGGGAGCCCCCGCGCGAGAACCGCGGCGTGGGCTTTTGCCGGGCCAACGCCTTCGGCAGGGATTTCGATGCCTACATGCGGGACACGGCGCCCCGGATCTTTCTGGTGGCCCAGATCGAGCACATCCGCGCCGTGGAGGATCTGGACGCCATCCTTGACCAGCCGCGTCTGGATGCCATCATGGTGGGCCCCTATGACCTTTCCGGTTCCATGGGCCTGACGGGGCAGTTCGACCATCCCGATTTCAAGGCCGTCATGGCGCGCATCCATGAGGCCTGCCGGCGCCACCATGCCCGCATGGGCCTGCATGTGGTGCAGCCCGATCCCGGGGAACTGCGCCGTCAGGTGGCGGCGGGCAGCCGTTTCATCGCCTACGGCATCGATTCGGTCTTCCTCTGGCAGGCGGCGGCACGGCCCGCCGGCGTGTAG
- a CDS encoding BTB/POZ domain-containing protein KCTD2, with protein sequence MKKISFLLACALLLSTASLASAACSPEEAQKKANEFAAAVQKKSQADPQGYAKIMQELQPQLLKVQQEQNLENMCKFYDDALEKLK encoded by the coding sequence ATGAAAAAAATTTCGTTCCTGCTGGCCTGCGCCCTGCTCCTGTCCACCGCCTCCCTCGCGTCGGCTGCCTGCTCTCCTGAGGAAGCTCAGAAGAAGGCCAACGAATTCGCCGCTGCCGTTCAGAAAAAATCCCAGGCCGATCCGCAAGGCTATGCCAAAATCATGCAGGAGTTGCAGCCCCAGCTGCTGAAAGTCCAGCAGGAACAGAATCTGGAAAATATGTGCAAGTTCTATGACGATGCTCTGGAAAAGCTGAAGTAA
- a CDS encoding HAD family hydrolase encodes MALKCLVFDCDGVILDSVPVKTRAFARLAEPYGEEARDRFVMYHTVHGGVSRYKKFEWFFREILDREITPAESGEWGRRFAEYALDEVRRCGLIPGIAPVLEHWRGRLPLYVCSGAPHEELNFILKERGLDRCFTGIYGSPPAKARLLAMIVDKAGVLPDEVLMVGDASTDRDAAEEVGTLFYGTGPELRGGDFPWGPDLTGLDAWIAEHVA; translated from the coding sequence ATGGCCCTGAAATGTCTTGTTTTCGACTGTGACGGCGTGATCCTCGACAGCGTGCCCGTCAAGACGCGCGCCTTTGCCCGCCTGGCCGAGCCCTACGGCGAGGAGGCCCGCGACCGCTTCGTCATGTACCATACCGTGCACGGCGGCGTGAGCCGTTACAAAAAATTCGAATGGTTCTTCCGCGAGATCCTGGACAGGGAGATCACGCCCGCCGAGTCCGGGGAGTGGGGCAGGCGCTTTGCCGAATACGCCCTGGACGAAGTGCGCCGCTGCGGGCTCATCCCCGGCATCGCCCCGGTGCTGGAGCACTGGCGGGGCAGACTGCCGCTCTATGTCTGCTCCGGCGCACCGCACGAGGAACTGAACTTCATCCTCAAGGAACGCGGCCTGGACCGCTGCTTCACGGGCATCTACGGCTCGCCGCCGGCCAAGGCCAGGCTGCTGGCCATGATCGTGGACAAGGCGGGCGTCCTGCCTGACGAGGTGCTCATGGTGGGCGATGCCTCCACGGACCGTGATGCCGCCGAGGAGGTGGGCACCCTGTTCTACGGCACCGGGCCGGAGCTCAGGGGCGGGGATTTTCCCTGGGGGCCCGACCTGACCGGGCTCGATGCCTGGATCGCGGAGCATGTGGCATGA